From one Gracilinanus agilis isolate LMUSP501 chromosome 5, AgileGrace, whole genome shotgun sequence genomic stretch:
- the MED21 gene encoding mediator of RNA polymerase II transcription subunit 21 — protein MADRLTQLQDAVNSLADQFCNAIGVLQQCGPPASFNNIQTAINKDQPANPTEEYAQLFAALIARTAKDIDVLIDSLPSEESTAALQAASLCKLEEENHEAATCLEDVVYRGDMLLEKIQSALADIAQSQLKTRNGTHSQSLPDS, from the exons CTTGCAGATCAGTTTTGTAATGCCATTGGAGTGTTGCAGCAATGTGGTCCTCCTGCTTCTTTCAATAATATTCAGACAGCAATCAACAAAGATCAACCAGCAAATCctacagaag AATATGCCCAGCTCTTTGCAGCATTAATTGCACGAACAGCAAAAGACATAGACGTTTTGATAGATTCATTACCTAGTGAAGAATCTACAGCTGCTTTgcag gctgcAAGCTTGTGTAAGCTGGAAGAGGAAAACCATGAGGCTGCTACATGCCTTGAAGATGTTGTTTACAGAGGAGATATGCTTTTAGAGAAAATACAGAGTGCACTTGCAGACATTGCTCAATCACAGTTGAAGACAAGAAATGGTACTCACAGCCAGTCTCTTCCAGACTCCTAG